In Xiphophorus couchianus chromosome 24, X_couchianus-1.0, whole genome shotgun sequence, a single genomic region encodes these proteins:
- the LOC114140382 gene encoding P2Y purinoceptor 1-like, protein MNTSTCTQPNKKLFEHTILPALYILVFVVGLVLNVWGMKSLLNNWKKLWSINILVLNLGLADMLYLLNLPFLIVYYLQGNKWIFGDEFCLVTRFCFNLNLYGSIGFLTCISVYRYLAVVHPMRVMGKLTTTHSVVISVIIWILVSVQSLPDMFFPKTYPNGSKCFDTTSYEHIESYLDYTIAWTFVGFCIPFVTIVGCYGHVTVVICRSNMMKKDQKRQILKLMAIVILLFSLCYAPYHIFKNLSLYSRVLRKQRTCPKWDSGVFIARQVTRGLVSLHNALNPLVYLCLYEEMVSQFRQLLRGGHQILSRRFKSKSSSVPVSQAEQEAGSDL, encoded by the coding sequence ATGAATACATCCACCTGCACTCAACCcaataagaaattatttgaacATACAATCCTACCTGCTCTCTACATCTTGGTGTTTGTTGTTGGATTGGTCCTGAATGTATGGGGAATGAAGTCTCTGCTGAACAACTGGAAGAAACTTTGGAGTATTAACATTCTTGTTCTCAACCTTGGACTAGCAGACATGTTGTATTTGCTGAATCTCCCCTTTCTCATCGTGTACTACCTTCAAGGAAACAAATGGATCTTTGGAGATGAATTCTGCTTGGTAACAAGATTCTGCTTCAACCTGAATTTATACGGCAGCATCGGGTTCCTCACCTGTATAAGTGTGTACCGGTACCTGGCTGTTGTCCATCCAATGAGAGTGATGGGAAAATTAACTACGACTCACTCTGTGGTCATCTCGGTAATTATTTGGATTCTGGTGAGTGTTCAGAGTCTTCCAGACATGTTCTTCCCAAAAACATATCCAAACGGATCAAAATGCTTTGACACCACCTCTTATGAACATATTGAGAGTTACCTGGATTACACCATCGCATGGACATTCGTTGGATTCTGCATCCCTTTTGTCACCATTGTAGGTTGCTATGGACATGTGACTGTTGTTATCTGCCGTTCAAATATGATGAAAAAAGACCAGAAACGACAAATCTTAAAACTGATGGCTATAGTGATTCTTCTGTTCTCGCTTTGTTATGCGCCCTACCACATTTTCAAGAACCTCAGCCTGTATTCCAGAGTTCTGCGTAAGCAGAGGACCTGCCCCAAATGGGACTCTGGAGTCTTTATTGCCCGCCAGGTAACCCGCGGTCTTGTGAGCCTGCACAATGCTCTTAACCCGCTGGTTTACCTGTGTCTATATGAGGAAATGGTTTCTCAGTTCAGGCAGCTGCTGAGGGGGGGGCACCAGATTTTGAGTCGTCGTTTCAAGTCAAAATCCAGCTCCGTGCCGGTATCACAGGCTGAGCAAGAAGCTGGAAGTGATTTATGA
- the LOC114140376 gene encoding P2Y purinoceptor 1-like: MNTSTCTSLNKKLFEHTILPALYILVFVVGLVLNVWGMKSLLHNWKKLRSINILVLNLGLADILYLLTLPFLIVYHLKGNKWIFGDGFCKVTRFCYNLNLYGSIGFLTCISVYRYLAVVHPMRVMGKLTTTHSVVISVIIWILVSVQSLPDMFFPKTYPNGSKCFDTTSDEHIESYLDYTIAWTFVGFCIPFVTIVGCYGHVTVVICRSNMMKKDQKRQILKLMAIVILLFSLCYAPYHIFKNLSLYSRVLRKQRTCPKWDSAVFITHQVTRGLVSLHNALNPLVYLCLYEEMVSQFRQVLRGGTRFSVVSIRNLALCRYHRLRKKLEVIYDSK; this comes from the coding sequence ATGAATACATCCACCTGCACTTCACTcaataagaaattatttgaacATACAATCCTGCCTGCTCTCTACATCTTGGTGTTTGTTGTTGGATTGGTCCTGAATGTATGGGGAATGAAGTCTCTGTTGCATAACTGGAAGAAACTTCGGAGTATTAACATTCTTGTTCTCAACCTTGGACTAGCAGACATTTTGTATCTGCTCACTCTCCCCTTTCTGATCGTGTACCACCTTAAAGGAAACAAATGGATCTTTGGAGATGGATTCTGCAAGGTAACAAGATTCTGCTACAACCTGAATTTATACGGCAGCATCGGGTTCCTCACCTGTATAAGTGTGTACCGGTACCTGGCTGTTGTCCATCCAATGAGAGTGATGGGAAAATTAACTACGACTCACTCTGTGGTCATCTCGGTAATTATTTGGATTCTGGTGAGTGTTCAGAGTCTTCCAGACATGTTCTTCCCAAAAACATATCCAAACGGCTCAAAGTGCTTTGACACCACCTCTGATGAACATATTGAGAGTTACCTGGATTACACCATCGCATGGACATTCGTTGGATTCTGCATCCCTTTTGTCACCATTGTAGGTTGCTATGGACATGTGACTGTTGTTATCTGCCGTTCAAATATGATGAAAAAAGACCAGAAACGACAAATCTTAAAACTGATGGCTATAGTGATTCTTCTGTTCTCGCTTTGTTATGCGCCCTACCACATTTTCAAGAACCTCAGCCTGTATTCCAGAGTTCTGCGTAAGCAGAGGACCTGCCCCAAATGGGATTCTGCAGTCTTTATTACCCACCAGGTAACCCGCGGTCTTGTGAGCCTGCATAATGCTCTTAACCCGCTGGTTTACCTGTGTCTATATGAGGAAATGGTTTCTCAATTCAGGCAGGTGCTGAGGGGGGGCACCAGATTTTCAGTCGTTTCAATTCGAAATCTAGCTCTGTGCCGGTATCACAGGCTGCGCAAGAAGCTGGAAGTGATTTATGACAGCAAGTAG